The nucleotide sequence AACCTGAATATTAGTAGGCCATTTCCaatggtctctctcctgtctgggtGTTAAGATGGAAAGATAAGCAGGTTTTAAAGCTCCCATTTGTGGATTTCTCCTAGCAAAGAGGACAATAAGTACATAGCAACACATTCCTTATCAACAGAAGTATATTTTTCTTCAACATAAAAACTCCTTGGAATTTGCGGTTTGGTTTCATTAAATCTTTCAAGCAGCCAACCACTTGTCACAAGTTGCAAACCCACCACCATTAGTGGTTTTCTGTAGGGTAAAACCCACTACTTTATGGCATGTTGGGGGGGAAAGTAGTTTAGCTGTGTTACTTCTGAATGATAAGGTCTGAGAGAGAGTCCTACATAAGCATAACCACTTCCCTGCGTCACATGAAAAGTCTTGTCATTTACCATCTCAGAAATGATGTGCCTCAATTATGTGTTCTATTTTGACACAACTTTTTTGGGATACATTAACCAATATTTACCCGCTCGGTAATGTTAACAAATGTGTTCTGTCGGGCCAAAAATATTGCCATAAATCCACATCACAAATGGCATTTCATCGTGCATCAGTAAGCTCCCTAAGTCAACCATAGAAGGGTGTTGTTGACCTTTCTAGATCTTAGTTTGGTCATTTAAGTAGTGCCTGCCAAGCTCTGGCTGCAGCTGAACAAATTTGATGTGTTCAGTTCAATTAGGCTGTGGCTCTTTGGCCGGCTAAATATAGGGAATGGGGATGCATTTAAGGATAGAGTTGTTGACCACAGGGATAATTGATTTCTGATTTAGGTTTGGGATGCCTGCTCGGATGCCCTGATTACATTTGATAAGGAGAACCTGCAGGACGAGATGGCATACATTGTGGAGAATGACATCATTGTGGCAGCCCTGACGAAACAGCTGGAGAATCTCTCTGGTAAGAAAGCAGCGCCACACACAGTCCAGTTGCATTGCTGATTTTCCCATGAAACCCTCACTATGCACGAGTAGTGATGTGACTCTCCTTAGAAGACATATTGAGTTCATTGACATCCTGTTAATGAGCACTGGGTCTGGCAGCTCATGTAATGTCACCACATTTGTTCCATCCTGTCCCTGTGttttgtttatttgtattttcCCCAGTGTCTGTTTTTAAAGACCAGTGCAGCTCTTGGACGCATCCATGTTTTTCCTGCTATTTCAATCAAGCTCCATATTTCCTGTGTGCCAGTTAGTGCACTCATAGACCGGGTGCCATGTAAAGGCACGTGCAGTTGTCCAATTACCTATTTCACATTGACATGTGCTCCCACGCCATTAAGGATGCTAAAGTGCTGACGGTGTGTTGTGCTGTATTGCTGTTGAAATTAGGCCGACTTTTTGGAGGCTCAGAAATGAAACCTTAGCACTGCCTTGCGTCCGACTGTAAAACAGCATATTTATAAACGGGCTTTTCTACATTTTGCACTAAACAGATGTGTGGTTGCAGGCAGCAGGTTTTCCTTAAAGGCATCATGTTGGTCCTCTACTTAATTTTTTCTTCCTTTGGCCATGATGTTTCTCTGCTTCTGAGGCAGTACATGAAAAGCGTGCACTAAGCTAACTAGTTTGGTAGTAACTCTGCTCTCCAGTCACTGCAGGCCAATATTTGTCGCTCGTGTTCAGGAACCAGTAGTCAATCTGCGGACGGGAACCTCTCCAAGTGGGCAACGCCAAGTGTAATTCCAGATACTTTCATGTTCGGGATGACCGACTACCGATAATTCAAAGAAAGTGGGAGTTTTGGTGCAATCCCAGCATGCGGAAAGTGTGGCATGGTCTGCTTGTAGATAAACACTATTAATCAATGCTATGCGGCAAGCCAAGACCATTAAGAAGATTGTCAATGTGAGCTTCGGCAGCTGGTCCCTGCCAGAGAGGGAAACCAGTGGTGTTTTACAAGGTGGTTTGTAGATCCTCCACTGCCTTAGTCACTTACAGCCAAACCTTACTCTATTTTTTTCCTTTTTGGAGGAAACAAGTAGCAAAGTCTTGATTAGTGTGACCAATTGTGATGAAAAATACTTACTGGCCCCTTCCTTGTTTAGTGAAAATGATTCTCTGTGGTGAACCCAAAATCCCCTTGGCTCTGCTTTTGACCATTTCTTTTCTCTGTGTTCGGTCTCTCAGATCAGGTGAGGGTCCAGTACAAATCCAAGGTGGTGAAATACACCTGGCCCAAGTCCCACCAGGTAGCTGACGCCATCCCCTGGGTTCAGGTCATCCTGGCCAACGGACAGACTCTTCAAACCAAACTACTGGTCAGTCCATCCTGAGTAGTAACTCttttattttatgaatgtttttttgtctttgaCCATAATGCTCTAGGATGTAACCGCTGTGATTGGCTGGTTTGCAGATTGGAGCAGATGGGCCAAATTCGATGGTAAGGCGGGAGGCGGGGATACCCACGGTCAAGTGGAATTACGACCAATCAGCTGTTGTGGCTGTCCTGCATCTGTCTGAGGTGAGATATACATCTTACAACCTGTCTATTTCATCAAGACACATGGAGGCCATACTAATTGTTATCATGTGTTTCTATAGCCAACAGAGAACAATGTTGCCTGGCAGAGGTTCCTTCCAACAGGCCCCATAGCAATGTTACCAGTAAGTTTGTATCATAGGTTCAAAGTGCAGCTGAGCTCTTTGCTTTTTTCTGTCCCTTAATTTTAACCaactcccccttctctcttgtGGCTGTAGTTGTCAGACACAGAGAGCTCTCTGGTGTGGTCGACCAGCCACCGCAATGCTGAGGAGCTACTGCAGCTGGATGAGGAGAGCTTCGTGGACTCCATCAACACTGCCTTTGTGAGTCCCGGCCTGACCCCACCGAATCAGATAATGATGAGGAACAGGTGCCTTTATACAGCAGAGAAAGAAATGGATTTCTGATACATTTGTATGCGTTATGAATAGTACATTTATGAATGGAAATCCTCTTGTTACCAACATGCTGCAAGTGCACCAATGAACCGGTTAGTCAATGCCAATGGGTGCACTTGTCACTGTTTTCTGTCTACTCTACATCATACATGTAGACAATACCAACGTTTTGCCAGCCTAAAGTTGCTTTCCCAAGCCTACTATTTTTACTGGTCCTGCCGATGGGGTCACCACGGTTGTCATGCTTGGTTTCAGGCCTGGTTTGCTAATTAAACCTGTGGTCTGCCAGTTGGTCATTACTGCATGGAATGTTTTTTAAACTAAGCTAATTCAACAGCAGGCCTGACCAGCCTCTTCTTTTAATTAGCAAGGGTCCTGTAACGCTGCCAAACCATTTTGTTAGTGAGGAAAAGTACACTCACTCTGCATTTCTGCTCTAGTTTGTTTCTTTaacatctctcttctctctgtctaccatgcccctctatctctcctgtacctctctgtctcttcctctacctgctgtttctacctctctctatctctctgtctaccacgcccctctatctctcctgtacctctctgtctcttcctctttccctccgtctcttcctctctgtctctctctctctctgtgtcagtggagTAATGAGAACCACAGTGAGCTGGTGGAGACTGCTGGCTCTCTGTTCCGCACTGCCCTGTCAGTCCTCATGCCTTCTGCAGGCTCGGCACGCCAGCTACCCCCCAGCGTGGCCGGGATCGGCCCAAAGAGTCGGGTCATGTTCCCCCTGGGCATGGGCCATGCGTCAGAGTACATCAGGCACCGGGTGGCACTCATTGGGTAAATCCCCACTCACCCCTGGGGACACGCTGTTATTGAACTTCACATCGGTTTGCTTTAGAAAATTGTGACTATTTGACCTGGCATTTTGTAAATGTAAGGATTATATGCCCTTATTCTATGAAGGTATAACAGGatcatataaataaaataaaaaagatacTTATCAACTGCATCAAAAAAAATTAAGGGTTAATGCCTCTATCCAATTATTTCTGTCTATTTGAAGGGAATGCTTGCTTTGATCCTACCCTGTAGATGTGGTGACTAGATTTACACGGCGGAGGTCTTTATTTTTCTTTGCAGCGATGCAGCACACCGCGTCCACCCTCTAGCTGGCCAGGGAGCCAACCTGGGCTTTGGGGATGTGGCCTGCCTCACTCAGCTCCTGAGCCAGGCGGCCTTTAACGGGAAGGATCTGGGTTAGTGACTACCCTAAACAGACACCAAACACAGTAGCCGTAGCCAGTGGTTTCTCAGAAGCTCTTTTCCACAGCCCAGGCTGGGACGCTTGCTGTTGATCTTGATTATAAAAAGAACAGTATTTCGTCCAAAGTTTATTTGATGTTTTTTTCATACAGTTCTTGGCAGAAAGGACAGTTCACAGAAATGGAAATCCTGTTATGTGAATATTTTATTTGTTCTGAATAGTTCCAATGCAGAAAACACATTAACAATGTACACAGGTCCAGAAACTCTTTTCTCTATGATTTGTTAACCCCTGGTGTTTTGCTCTGCCTGTGTTGTGTTGAGCAGGGGCCATGCAGCACCTGTTGGAATATGAGACAGAGCGCCAGCGACACAACCTGCCCATGATGGCTGCCATCGACCTGATGAAACGACTGTACTCCACTAACGCTGCCCCCATGGTTGTCTTACGCACCTTCGGTCTGCAGGCCACCAATACACTGCCAGCCATGAAAGTTAGTATGCTGTTTCCTCTTTAACCCCACCTTTCTCGAATGTCATGTCCCTTGTCAAAGTGAACCCACAACACTTGTTCAAGTAGAAGCCATCTCTTCTTCCATTCCCAAGGTTTGGCCACATATCAGAAGTAAGCCCCACTTTGGCTTCGTTCATGACCCCACCCGATCCGGACCTTTTTTATGATTACATGTCTTTTTACTTCAGCTCTGCCTATAATTTCCATGGTTGTCAACTTACTACTACTTCAGCTTAGTTTAGCCCCAAATGTAGTGTTACAGAAAGTGTGTGGGTGGGGTGCAGTGCTGGCCCGGGGCTGTGTTACAGTGGTGTTGGCTTGTGTTTTCACCCCTTTTATTACAGACCGCTGATGTGAAATGGCTTTATTCCCTACTAAGTGATTCAGACCAAAGCAACCGTAAATGGTTGTAAAGGCATTTCTCTCTGGAGACCCAAAGTTATGCTTGACATTTTTCCATATTAAATGTTCAGAGTTTACAGATCTTGTATACAGAGGTTTGTAGTGCCACTTTTTACACAGATGGGAAAGATGCTAGTCATCGTTTTTTGTAGAACTTGCTAGTGCTATACGTGGCTGTTGGATTCATGTATTTGTGGATAGGTATGGATGGATTGACAAAATGGATGTTTAGATTTGTGAGTTAATGTTCTTTCTCTCCAGGCTCAGATCATGGCGTTTGCAAGCAAGTGACATACACTGGTCCTGCCGTTGCAGTTTGATGGTACGCCAATGACTCTGTGAATGGAATGTAAAAGTGTAAATGAATAAAGTTATATTTTATGCTCTGTTATAACTTGAACACAGTTATTCCTGCACGTCTTTCTTTCTGTGTGAAGATGATTTTGGGGTTTTCCAAGCATTtccggggcagcaggtagcctagtggttactaggtcaacgctctaaccactaggctaccgaaaggttgctggatcgaatccccgagctgacaaggtaaaaatctgtcattctgcccctgaacaaggcagtaacccactgttcccaggtaggccgtcattgtaaataagaatttgttcttaactgacttgcctagttaaggtaaaaaaaaaaaaaatcctgtatCCCAGTttcacaaaacattatgaacacctgctctttctttgacagactaaccaggtgaaagctttcatcccttattgatgtcacttgttaaattcgcttcaatcagtgtagatgaaggggaggagacgggataaagaaggatttttaagctttgagacaagcGAGACGGAATGTGaatgtgtgccattgagggtgaactatcaagacaaaatattttaagtgcctttgaacgggatatggttGTAGGTGCCGgacgcactggtttgtgtcaagaactggaacgctgctgggtttttcatgctcaaaagtttcctgtgtgtattaagaacggtccaccacccaaaggacatccagtcaacttgacacaactgtgggacgcattggagtcaacatgggccagcatccctgttgaaCAATTTCAACACAAAgtcctgatgaattgaggctgttctaggGGCAAAAGGGgtgttcaactcaatattaggaaggtgttcttaatgttttgaatATTGGGCTGTTTAAAGACTGAACATGTTAGGGAAAACAAATACATCAAATACACTTAGTATTTTATTGAAACATACATGTATAATGTATACACACATTTTACTTGCACCAGGTTTTCATAAAATATTGACATGATCTGTCAAACAGTTCGCCTTAAAACATAGTGAACATTATGCAGCAGAAAGTTTTCATCTGCAAAGTCAAAGCAGTTACAGACTGGTAAGTATTTTACTAATACAGGTTTACTTTGTAGTGTTATATACAGCAGTAGTTATTGGACATGTTTGCTACTGGACAGATAGCGGCTATGATTGCACGAGGAGCAGTAATACAGCAAAGTTTAATTTTGTACAGATTGCAACAGCATTTTAAATATTTGTACAGTTCACAAGAAGAAAATTACAAACAGTATTAAGCATTATGTGTGTCTTGCACCAAGAGCTATATCCCTACAAATGAAAGATTAATGGGTTGAAGGTCTTTGATATACCTGACATGCTTAGACGCTCTAATAATAACATTATGACTGGTTGCTGAATACAGCAACAAGCTAAACCTCTGACGGTCCTGTACACGGTTGATCGAACAATGATAATTTAGTGCGCCACCGTAGACAACACAAATAACACAGAGTTCACCAACAGTCACAAACACAAGTCACTCACTCTGATTCAACACAACTGGCCATCCTACGCAAGGCCACACGTCTACCAAGGCAGCACTTTTAAACATTAACACCATACATACAATAGTATTCATGTATCAAATGCAAGACTTACTCAGTGAGAACACTATCATCTCCCCCCTCTGAGCTTTACTTGCCTCCTGAGTTGTTTCAAATTGGACAGCTCCCTTTAACATGGATGGATATGTACAACTCTGCAGACAACATCCAAGCAACAGATCTCCAATACAGTATCTGCAGTTAAAGTGTTCGGTGCAAAGTATGAGGGGGAAAGCTTTGGCTAAGTCATTTCAACCATCTATTGTTATAAGCCTTGTGAGGGAAAATGTCTTATTCACTTGTCCTACAGTAGAATGTACTGGAAACACATTTCCAGATAGAATGAGTTGCAGTTTAACATTTACCTTTTGGAAGGAAAGTGATCTTGGTAGATTCTCCACCCAAGTCCAGGATCCCCACTGTCATTCCTGCAACCCATTTTTTCAAATATTCCACTGTACTTTACAGTGCACTCCATGACCCAAGTTCTCTAAATACCTTACTAGTCGCATTGCTTTTAAATACTCTACACACTCAAAGGTAGCGAAATAAGACTGCATTTCAGGTCAGACAGCCCTAAGGAAGCGAAAATGTAAACGCTTGCTTTGCAAAAATAAAGTAATCTCACTAATTATGggttaaacatacagtagaaataGCTGTCCTTACTTATAAAAAATATAGTGATTTCTTTGTCAACAGTTCTTGGATTATTTGCAGGAGATtgctgaggagggagggaggggaggggtagGCTGGAGGAGCGTGGCAGTGATGCTGAGCAGGAGGGAGGGGCTAGTCAGGGGTCAGTGGCAGAGGAGATGCCCCAAGTAACAGGCTGTCCCTCTCAGTGCCTGCAGACAGTTAGGATAGCTGCCCTTAGTGGATGTTGAGGTTGTTAAAGTGATCAAATGTGGCTCCCAAGGCCCAACTTGTCTCAACGTTGTTCACCTTCTTGGCGAGCTGTGGAGCAGAACAAAAAACGATGTTTGTTAAGTTTTGACTTATTAACGTCTTGGTGCCTGTCCCCTACCTTTGTGCCCAGTGACCTGTTCCTGTCTCACCTGCAGCATTGTGTTGTCCTTGAAGCCAAAGCCCTCCTTCAACAGGCAGGTGATATATGTCATATCCATGCAGAGGAAGGGACTGATGGGACGGTACTTGGTCATCTTGTTGCACACTGAAAACAAATCAGGTAGGCACTACATTAACAACAAATCACAAAGGGCAGAGAGCACTGTGATAGAAATATTATGTATTCACCTTATTTGGTGGATATTTAACAAGTATTTACTTAACAGTAACATAGTTCTGTCCTGCTAATGCTGAGTTTTATGATGACAGCACGCGTGGGCATATTTTGAGACATCTTGTATCATGTCTCATGTGGGGTCAAGCAGCAGACAACCTCTAACCTGTACACCACATAATAGAAAGCTGGTCAACTTGTTTggtttattttgtttgtttagctGACTGAGAAAGGGGGTGTGAGAAGAGTCAAGTACTGAGGGTCTGCACATGTTGGTGATTCTGGGGATGGGTGGCAGAGCCAACAGACTAGCTGTACACagtgtctctctctggctgtcaggtacgagagagagagctcacagctgcccaggtcaactgcCTGCCAACCTGCCCAACACCTGACGACCTGCCCAACGCCTGACGTGTTCATCAAGGCTATATGACTGTTTTCGCAATGCAAACAGACTTTACATAACACACCAACTCGTTCCTGCTAGCTGTAAATCTAGCACAGGCATTTATTGTGCCACGCGCTCTAACAGATTTACCCAGGCTATATGTCAATCTAACGTGCCAGAGCACTTTCCACATCAGATTACTGTAAATGTGTTAAGTAGCTAAATGTCAACGTGTATGTCAAATATCAACATATTTGTTTATGCTCTGAGAATAGTTATCAATCAGACATTTCATCTGATGGTCCTTGGTTATATTGGAAATGTTCCAGGTTAGGTTACAGTAGTGCCAAGATGTTTGGGCACAAACAAGGTTGAGTGTTTGTGTGAGGTAGAACAGCGTGTATTTCTACAGCAGGATTTTGTGGTGAGGAACTGATGTTTGGTAAGGCCCGTCAGATTGTTGAGTCTAACATGCAAATAAGCACCAATATTTCTTGTTTGTACACTGTGTACTGCATAAATATAGTCAACATGTTTCTGAGGGGAAAAGCCTAGCACTCACCTTCTTTGGCTCTCTTCTTGAAATCCCTGACTTCTACCATGCCACCGCGACTGCCATctggaaaacaaaacatttatactTATTCTCATCTGCAACAACAGCTGTCATTTCAGTTTTCCAAGCAAATCCTAAAAACTACAGTTAAATGTATATGAGAAGAAAATAACTAAACATTTTACTCATTTTTTTACTTTAATCCTTTCAAATCATTATGAGGTTTAACTGGATGCTTTCTGAATGGTGGTTTTGTATCTGTCCTGGTCTGTGTCTACTCACCGATGAGGCCTGACTCCACAGCTCTGTCGAAGTAGTAGGAGAAGGCATAGAAGATGCTGCTGC is from Salvelinus namaycush isolate Seneca chromosome 28, SaNama_1.0, whole genome shotgun sequence and encodes:
- the coq6 gene encoding ubiquinone biosynthesis monooxygenase COQ6, mitochondrial, which produces MHSLTKTALSFKGIGRRCVALNRFSETRIICRGLTCAAEHGGHENELYDVIISGGGMVGTAMACSLGLDPNLEGKKILLLEAGNKKVMDKVPDAYSTRVSSISPGSATLLSGVGAWDHIMNMRCKPYQKMQVWDACSDALITFDKENLQDEMAYIVENDIIVAALTKQLENLSDQVRVQYKSKVVKYTWPKSHQVADAIPWVQVILANGQTLQTKLLIGADGPNSMVRREAGIPTVKWNYDQSAVVAVLHLSEPTENNVAWQRFLPTGPIAMLPLSDTESSLVWSTSHRNAEELLQLDEESFVDSINTAFWSNENHSELVETAGSLFRTALSVLMPSAGSARQLPPSVAGIGPKSRVMFPLGMGHASEYIRHRVALIGDAAHRVHPLAGQGANLGFGDVACLTQLLSQAAFNGKDLGAMQHLLEYETERQRHNLPMMAAIDLMKRLYSTNAAPMVVLRTFGLQATNTLPAMKAQIMAFASK